One window from the genome of Candidatus Manganitrophaceae bacterium encodes:
- a CDS encoding carbonic anhydrase family protein has product MNRWNRVFVASTFVFSLLGSATHVLAEGSHPPHWEYIGKEGPEHWGEIDPQFEKCKTGHNQSPIDITSAKPEKLSPIQFDYKAAPVALINNGHTIQVNVPKGNTITVNGKKYELLQFHFHSPSEHKISGKSGEMEVHLVHKSAEGELAVVGVFINSGKENGVVKTLWENLPAEVGKEKPLAQANINPADFLPAKRTYSNYPGSLTTPPCSEGVNWLVMKDSIEVSKPQVEKFTSIFPMTARPVQPLHERTVKAAE; this is encoded by the coding sequence ATGAACCGATGGAATCGGGTATTCGTTGCATCGACTTTCGTTTTTTCGCTCTTGGGTTCGGCCACACATGTCCTGGCCGAAGGAAGCCATCCCCCTCACTGGGAATACATTGGAAAAGAGGGGCCGGAGCATTGGGGAGAGATCGATCCTCAGTTTGAGAAGTGTAAAACGGGACACAATCAATCCCCTATCGATATCACCTCCGCCAAACCGGAGAAGCTCAGCCCGATTCAGTTCGACTATAAAGCGGCTCCCGTCGCCCTCATCAACAACGGCCATACCATTCAGGTGAATGTTCCCAAAGGGAATACGATCACAGTCAACGGCAAGAAATACGAGCTGCTTCAATTCCATTTCCACAGCCCCAGCGAGCACAAGATCAGCGGCAAATCAGGTGAGATGGAAGTCCATCTGGTCCATAAGAGCGCGGAGGGAGAGCTGGCGGTCGTCGGCGTCTTCATCAATTCCGGAAAAGAAAATGGGGTGGTGAAGACCCTGTGGGAGAACCTCCCCGCGGAGGTCGGCAAGGAAAAGCCGCTCGCCCAAGCGAACATTAATCCGGCCGATTTCCTCCCTGCAAAGCGGACCTATTCGAACTACCCCGGCTCCTTGACGACGCCTCCCTGCTCCGAAGGGGTCAACTGGCTGGTCATGAAAGACTCCATCGAGGTCTCCAAGCCCCAGGTGGAAAAGTTTACCTCGATCTTCCCGATGACCGCCCGACCGGTTCAACCGCTGCATGAACGGACCGTCAAAGCGGCCGAATAG
- a CDS encoding SLBB domain-containing protein: protein MSAQKTIEQQRILLAHDEPLKTLDDYLARSGFQALKKALGMTQMQVIDEIKRSSLRGRGGAGFPTGIKWEGVYKKQADILGMVPTKYLVCNGSEGEPGTYKDRFLIQKNPYSLIEGMMIASYAIGTYKAIICIKEIFTKEIAILQRALKECADAGYIGDNVMGTGRNLPLELGYGPDSYLLGEDRAQLEVLEGKPAWPRAKGMIPVEYGLFGQPTAVNNVETLSTVPHILLRGADWFKSIGTADTAGTMIFTLTGDVNRPGLYELPMGTPLRTLIEVYGGGAKIDRHIKAVFSGPTNAVIPADKLDTPLDFGSMRKIPSGIGSGGFIVYDDTACIVKAGLNFARFLAIESCGQCASCKTGTGRIAYRLGLLEEGKATEEDVFAILEDCLHTKGSGRCYLVTETGIDVSSIFYNFPDDIVEHLEYGCLKDRHLPLPKIKAYDEATHTFTYDEKYYERSFAEGRYINSPAL from the coding sequence ATGTCGGCACAGAAAACGATAGAGCAGCAGCGGATCCTTCTGGCACACGACGAGCCGCTTAAAACGCTCGATGATTATCTCGCCCGGAGCGGGTTTCAGGCGCTCAAAAAGGCGCTCGGCATGACGCAGATGCAGGTGATCGACGAGATCAAACGGTCGAGCCTTCGGGGCCGCGGCGGCGCCGGGTTTCCAACCGGAATCAAGTGGGAAGGGGTCTACAAGAAACAGGCAGACATCCTCGGGATGGTTCCGACCAAATACCTCGTTTGCAACGGCTCCGAAGGGGAGCCGGGGACCTACAAAGACCGCTTCCTCATCCAGAAGAATCCTTATAGCCTGATCGAAGGGATGATGATCGCCTCGTATGCGATCGGCACTTACAAGGCGATCATCTGTATTAAAGAGATTTTTACGAAAGAGATCGCCATCCTGCAGCGCGCGCTCAAAGAGTGCGCCGATGCCGGATATATCGGCGACAATGTCATGGGAACGGGACGAAACCTTCCGCTCGAGCTCGGTTATGGACCCGATTCTTATCTTTTGGGAGAAGACCGGGCCCAATTAGAGGTCCTCGAAGGAAAACCGGCTTGGCCGCGCGCGAAGGGGATGATCCCGGTCGAATATGGGCTCTTCGGCCAGCCGACCGCCGTGAACAACGTCGAGACCCTTTCGACCGTTCCGCACATCCTCCTTCGAGGGGCCGACTGGTTCAAATCGATCGGGACGGCCGATACCGCCGGAACGATGATCTTTACGTTAACCGGGGATGTGAATCGACCCGGCCTCTATGAGCTGCCGATGGGGACCCCGCTTCGGACCCTGATTGAAGTCTACGGCGGTGGGGCTAAAATCGACCGCCACATCAAAGCGGTCTTCTCCGGCCCGACCAACGCCGTCATCCCGGCCGACAAGCTCGACACCCCGCTCGATTTCGGCTCAATGCGGAAGATCCCTTCCGGCATCGGCTCCGGCGGCTTCATCGTCTACGACGATACCGCCTGTATCGTAAAAGCGGGGCTGAATTTCGCCCGCTTTCTGGCAATTGAATCGTGCGGGCAGTGTGCGTCGTGTAAAACCGGAACCGGTCGGATTGCCTATCGGCTGGGGTTGTTGGAGGAGGGAAAGGCGACGGAGGAGGATGTCTTCGCGATCCTCGAAGACTGTCTTCACACCAAAGGTTCCGGGCGATGTTACCTGGTGACTGAAACCGGAATCGACGTCAGCAGCATCTTTTATAACTTTCCGGACGATATCGTCGAGCATCTGGAGTACGGCTGTCTGAAAGACCGGCATCTGCCGTTGCCGAAGATCAAAGCGTACGACGAGGCGACCCACACCTTTACCTACGACGAGAAATATTACGAACGGAGCTTCGCCGAGGGGCGCTACATCAACAGTCCCGCGCTCTAA
- a CDS encoding SRPBCC family protein produces the protein MKKQRDKVEGIKVEKSIIIRKPPTVLYHFWRNFENLPQIMNHLKSVTVLNASKSRWVAKAPAGTSVEWDAEIIKDKVNELISWRSVEGDVDHTGSVHFDPVPEGTQVRVMVQYHPPGGKIGAAVAKLFGEEPSQQIEDDLNRFKAFMEGTETPPAEQQILEPRVA, from the coding sequence ATGAAGAAACAACGAGACAAGGTTGAGGGAATTAAAGTAGAAAAGAGTATTATCATTCGAAAGCCCCCAACCGTCCTGTATCATTTCTGGAGGAACTTCGAGAATTTGCCCCAAATTATGAATCACCTCAAATCGGTCACTGTGCTCAATGCAAGCAAGTCGCGCTGGGTTGCAAAGGCCCCGGCGGGAACCAGCGTCGAATGGGATGCGGAGATCATTAAAGACAAGGTCAACGAGTTGATTTCGTGGCGTTCGGTAGAGGGAGATGTCGACCACACCGGGTCGGTTCATTTTGATCCCGTCCCCGAAGGAACGCAGGTTCGGGTCATGGTTCAATACCATCCTCCCGGCGGCAAGATTGGTGCAGCAGTGGCAAAGCTCTTTGGAGAAGAGCCCTCGCAGCAGATCGAAGACGATTTAAATCGCTTCAAAGCCTTTATGGAGGGGACGGAGACCCCCCCAGCCGAACAGCAGATCTTGGAGCCGAGGGTCGCTTAA
- a CDS encoding cytochrome ubiquinol oxidase subunit I: MNGTRFLQTFFLFFILLNLFHFNTPPAFAIESDSSSAASPEVSKDIYYQTDGPVSGPPAPKMSYPETYGREGLIDSRSLLWIFIQQHFFLGSFILGVPMIAWMIELFSHLRRRRYPEQSEKQDRLARDIMEIGMPFYPISIFFGVALLGAFLFLYNQFFKYMAGLFRPVVYLYAICFVLESLLLYSYTLTWGRWTRGDKKWFHLSLGALTCTNGVIIVCLANAWMAFMMSPAGIDAEGRYLGDVWKIIHTPLWNPLNVHRILASIMFSGAVIAAYAAYRTLTTRDPAKRAHYDWMGHVTMMIAIVNLFLLPFAGYWFAKVIFIFRQRMGVTLMGGQLSWPFVIQAMLIGLIFMTVTFYLWKGTARMNGADRYTPYVKYLLVILTISFLIWTTPHTLPASQSEFKEMGGSQHPIVGYYGTMAAKNTAINTMILTFGLCFILFQRCNKRITVAWSRWGNAALIVLFGAAEVIVLYLGIYGFYVPASVRVGLAFPQFMAAMTGLIGGYFLNLAMLRGAESLGPIRWGRLPLGGALALFFLAVFITMTMSLMGYIRSSVRLNWHITEVMQDVTPWAQTPSITYAVGMVLLNVAIFWLLAVLIFWAGSGRKVTLSARTSDEPAELAKTNESLPL, encoded by the coding sequence ATGAATGGGACCCGTTTTTTACAGACTTTTTTCCTCTTTTTCATCCTTCTGAACCTCTTCCACTTCAACACCCCACCGGCTTTCGCGATAGAGAGCGATTCCTCCTCAGCGGCCTCGCCGGAGGTTTCAAAAGATATTTATTATCAAACCGATGGGCCGGTCTCCGGACCGCCGGCCCCCAAAATGTCCTATCCTGAAACCTACGGTCGGGAAGGGCTGATCGATAGCCGGTCGCTCCTCTGGATTTTCATCCAACAGCACTTCTTTCTCGGCAGCTTCATCCTCGGCGTTCCGATGATCGCCTGGATGATTGAGCTCTTCAGTCACCTGCGGCGACGGCGTTATCCGGAGCAATCGGAAAAACAAGATCGCTTGGCCCGGGACATTATGGAGATCGGGATGCCGTTTTATCCGATCTCGATCTTCTTCGGCGTCGCCCTTCTGGGCGCCTTTCTTTTTCTTTACAATCAATTTTTTAAATACATGGCGGGGCTCTTCCGGCCGGTCGTCTACCTTTATGCGATCTGCTTCGTCCTGGAGAGCCTGCTCCTTTATAGTTATACCCTGACCTGGGGCCGTTGGACGCGCGGGGACAAGAAATGGTTTCACCTCAGCCTCGGGGCGCTGACCTGCACCAACGGGGTGATCATCGTCTGTTTGGCCAACGCCTGGATGGCCTTTATGATGTCCCCGGCGGGGATTGATGCCGAGGGGCGCTACCTCGGCGATGTCTGGAAGATCATTCACACCCCGCTCTGGAACCCGCTTAATGTCCATCGCATTTTGGCGAGCATCATGTTCAGCGGGGCGGTCATCGCCGCTTATGCCGCCTATCGAACACTCACCACGCGTGATCCGGCCAAGCGGGCCCATTATGACTGGATGGGGCATGTGACGATGATGATTGCGATCGTCAACCTCTTCCTCCTCCCCTTCGCCGGCTACTGGTTTGCCAAGGTCATTTTTATCTTCCGTCAGCGGATGGGGGTGACTTTGATGGGGGGGCAGTTGAGCTGGCCGTTCGTGATCCAGGCGATGCTGATCGGTCTGATTTTTATGACGGTTACCTTCTATCTCTGGAAGGGAACCGCCCGGATGAACGGCGCCGACCGGTATACCCCTTACGTCAAATATCTCCTGGTCATCCTGACGATCTCCTTCTTGATCTGGACGACCCCTCACACCCTTCCGGCCAGCCAGAGCGAATTTAAAGAGATGGGAGGGTCACAGCACCCGATCGTCGGCTATTATGGAACGATGGCGGCGAAGAATACCGCGATCAACACGATGATCTTAACCTTCGGCCTCTGTTTTATCCTCTTCCAACGCTGCAACAAACGGATCACCGTCGCTTGGAGCCGCTGGGGGAATGCCGCGCTGATCGTCCTCTTCGGCGCGGCTGAGGTGATCGTTCTCTATCTTGGTATCTATGGCTTCTATGTTCCGGCGAGTGTTCGGGTCGGTCTCGCCTTTCCACAATTCATGGCGGCGATGACCGGATTGATCGGCGGGTATTTTCTCAACCTGGCGATGCTCCGGGGAGCCGAATCGCTCGGACCGATCCGGTGGGGCCGGCTTCCCCTGGGAGGCGCCTTGGCCCTCTTTTTCCTGGCCGTCTTCATCACCATGACGATGTCGTTGATGGGGTATATCCGCTCTTCGGTCCGACTCAACTGGCACATCACCGAAGTGATGCAAGATGTCACCCCCTGGGCCCAGACCCCCAGCATTACCTACGCCGTCGGCATGGTGCTGCTGAATGTCGCCATCTTCTGGTTGCTGGCGGTGTTGATCTTCTGGGCCGGCAGCGGCCGTAAAGTCACTCTCTCCGCCCGAACGTCCGACGAGCCGGCCGAGCTCGCCAAAACCAACGAATCGCTCCCGCTATAA
- a CDS encoding porin family protein, which yields MRRRPIVGTVCVLLVIALLAGVNLAEAKEGFYLGGELLYNSIDGDFDGTKGPDSDNGGGIGLILGYGLTPGFSLEIDWNASVHTAEVVRGATPSDAGLGAFILALKYNFLSHQPLQPFLRAGIGGYAFIVKDPRGDLKLTGSGFDLGGGVDYYVAPHFSIGAGVSRRFIEYRKIDFLGRKANLSPKISGDTTSLEVDFIYHF from the coding sequence ATGCGAAGACGACCGATCGTTGGAACGGTATGCGTCCTTTTAGTTATTGCGTTGCTCGCCGGGGTGAACCTGGCGGAGGCAAAAGAGGGATTTTATCTCGGCGGGGAGCTTCTCTACAACAGCATTGACGGGGACTTCGATGGAACGAAGGGACCGGACTCCGACAACGGCGGCGGAATCGGCCTCATCCTTGGCTATGGCTTGACCCCGGGATTCTCACTTGAAATTGATTGGAATGCGTCTGTCCATACCGCCGAGGTCGTCCGCGGGGCAACCCCTTCCGATGCGGGGCTGGGGGCGTTCATTCTCGCATTAAAATACAACTTTCTCTCTCACCAACCGCTTCAGCCGTTCCTGCGGGCCGGTATTGGAGGATATGCCTTCATCGTCAAAGATCCGCGGGGGGATTTAAAGCTGACCGGATCGGGGTTCGATCTCGGCGGAGGGGTCGATTATTATGTCGCTCCTCACTTCTCGATCGGCGCCGGCGTCAGCCGAAGGTTTATCGAATACAGAAAAATTGACTTCCTGGGAAGAAAGGCGAATCTCAGCCCGAAAATCTCGGGAGACACAACCTCACTTGAGGTCGATTTTATCTATCACTTTTAA
- a CDS encoding DUF4105 domain-containing protein: MLRWSTIFLLLWLLLGATPLLAAENPDYLQELINVARQKGLSQNRYWLLLIHYHTTFFGGFTSDASDNSFFLAPDGKTNPESELETTLAKFFSDELVGTSKQPAQCAFIARYHWLKEALGFDPKRLPEQTCERFKAWYAALNAKSISLIFPSAYMNNPSSMFGHTLFRINQKDQTEQTEILDYTINYAATVTTDNGVLFAVWGITGGFKGNFSTVPYYLQVRRYSDMESRDIWEYRLNLSEEEITRMLMHAWELGNTTFTYYFFTQNCSYQLLPLLEVARPTLHLADAFRYWTIPADTVRSIASVSGLVEEMTYRPSRGTQIRQKRALLSPEERRVLSEIDRGTTMTPELFDGLPVDRQALLLDIAYDYTRYRTAKEEVDLDEIKRKQRLLLQQRSALRVQSPPVTFTPVTAPPETGHDTARVGLGLGWREGDPFEELAIRPAYQDLLDDDIGYTSGAQIELMNARIRYYNQQERVTLHSLAFADIISLVPLDPLFKKPSWKISASLETLPSNRCHDCRYFDLNMGTGSALEGHLLRRELIYFLIELDGNYGGFFDPDYRAGVGGTVGLLADLAARWKLHLFSTYLTYPLGEHSHDLKMSLQQRVTLLQDLSLRLELNRRQELNRRDFQNEGLVTLQVYF, from the coding sequence CTTCTATGGCTTCTTCTCGGTGCAACACCACTTCTCGCAGCGGAAAACCCTGATTATCTCCAGGAATTGATTAACGTCGCCCGCCAAAAAGGACTCTCCCAGAATCGCTACTGGCTTTTATTGATCCACTATCACACCACCTTTTTCGGCGGCTTTACCAGTGATGCAAGTGACAACAGCTTCTTTTTAGCGCCCGATGGGAAGACAAACCCTGAATCGGAATTAGAAACGACATTGGCAAAGTTCTTTTCCGATGAACTCGTCGGCACGTCAAAGCAGCCGGCTCAATGCGCTTTTATCGCGCGCTATCATTGGCTGAAGGAGGCCCTCGGCTTTGACCCGAAGCGTCTTCCTGAACAAACATGCGAGCGCTTTAAGGCCTGGTATGCCGCGCTAAATGCAAAATCGATTAGTTTGATCTTTCCATCAGCTTACATGAATAATCCTTCATCGATGTTTGGCCATACCCTTTTTCGAATCAATCAGAAAGACCAGACCGAACAAACTGAAATTCTTGATTATACAATTAACTATGCGGCCACCGTCACGACCGACAATGGCGTTCTCTTTGCGGTTTGGGGGATTACCGGTGGCTTTAAGGGAAACTTCTCCACCGTCCCTTATTATCTTCAGGTGCGAAGGTACAGCGACATGGAGAGTCGCGATATCTGGGAATACCGGTTGAACCTCTCCGAGGAGGAGATCACCCGGATGTTGATGCATGCCTGGGAGCTAGGGAACACCACCTTCACCTACTATTTCTTTACCCAAAACTGCTCGTATCAGCTTCTGCCGCTGCTGGAGGTGGCCCGGCCGACGCTCCACCTCGCCGACGCTTTTCGATATTGGACGATCCCCGCCGACACGGTCCGCAGCATCGCGTCGGTTTCGGGGTTGGTGGAAGAGATGACCTATCGCCCCTCCCGCGGGACTCAAATTCGTCAAAAACGGGCCCTCCTCTCACCCGAGGAGCGGCGGGTTCTCTCGGAGATCGACCGGGGGACAACGATGACCCCGGAGCTCTTCGACGGCCTTCCGGTCGATCGCCAGGCGCTGCTTCTCGACATTGCTTACGATTACACCCGCTATCGAACGGCCAAGGAAGAGGTCGATTTGGATGAGATTAAAAGAAAGCAGCGGCTGCTCCTTCAGCAGCGAAGCGCGCTGCGGGTGCAGAGCCCTCCGGTCACATTTACGCCGGTGACGGCCCCTCCAGAAACGGGACACGACACGGCGCGCGTCGGCCTCGGGCTCGGCTGGCGGGAGGGAGATCCGTTTGAAGAACTTGCGATCCGTCCCGCCTACCAGGACCTGCTTGATGACGACATCGGATATACCTCCGGCGCGCAGATCGAGCTGATGAATGCCCGGATTCGATATTACAACCAGCAGGAGCGGGTCACCCTCCACTCCCTCGCATTCGCCGATATCATTTCGCTCGTTCCGCTCGATCCGCTCTTTAAAAAACCCTCTTGGAAGATCAGCGCGAGTCTGGAGACACTTCCAAGTAACCGCTGCCACGACTGCCGCTATTTCGATCTCAATATGGGGACGGGAAGTGCGCTCGAGGGGCATCTGCTTCGGCGGGAGCTGATCTATTTTTTAATTGAGCTCGACGGGAACTACGGCGGATTTTTCGATCCCGACTACCGGGCCGGCGTCGGCGGAACCGTCGGGCTGCTGGCCGACCTCGCGGCGCGGTGGAAGCTCCACCTTTTTTCAACTTATCTGACCTATCCGCTGGGAGAACATTCTCACGATTTAAAGATGTCGCTGCAGCAGCGGGTAACGCTGCTGCAAGATCTGTCGTTGCGGCTGGAATTAAACCGGCGGCAGGAGCTCAACCGACGGGATTTTCAAAACGAGGGGTTGGTCACCCTCCAGGTTTATTTTTAA